The nucleotide sequence GAATATTTCTGACATGGTAATCATATCGCCTTCCATACCTGTTACTTCTTGAATACTGGTCACTCGTCGTTTCCCATCTTCTTGGCGTTGCAGTTGCACCACGACATCTATTGCTGAAGATATTTGAGTTCGGATATTTTTGATCGGCATATCAAAGCCTGCCATGCATACCATATTTTCTAATCGTCCGAGTCCATCTCGTGGGGTATTTGCATGCAAAGTAGTCATGGACCCTTCATGACCGGTATTCATCGCTGCTAACATATCAATGGCTTCACTGCCGCGGATTTCACCGATGACAATTCGGTCTGGGCGCATACGCAAGCAGTTCTTCACTAAATCGCGCTGATTGACTTCACCCGTGCCTTCTATGTTCGCGGGTCTTGTTTCTAGCCTTACAGTGTGTGGCTGTTGTAATTGAAGCTCTGCGGAATCTTCAATCGTGATGATCCTTTCATCATTAGGAATAAAGCCTGAAAGAATATTCAATAGTGTTGTTTTACCGCTACCTGTACCACCAGAAATGAGGATGTTAAGTTTACCTACAACAGCTGCATTGATTAAATCAGCCATGCTTTGACTAATAGAATCGTATTCAATGAGTTGTTCTACTTGTAATTTATCAACGGTAAATCGACGAATTGACAGCGCTGGGCCATCTAAAGCAAGTGGGGGTATGATTGCATTAATTCGGCTGCCATCTTTTAGTCGGGCATCAACCATAGGTGATGATTCATCAATTCGTCTTCCTACGCCAGATACAATGCGGTCAATGATACTGAGTAAATGCTTATCGTCATGAAATTGAACAGCGACTTGTTCTAGTTTACCGTTACGCTCAACAAATATACGGTCATAGCTGTTTACCAAGATATCGGCAATACTTGGATCTTCGAGTAGTGTTTCTAATGGGCCTAAACCAAGTATTTCATCTGTAATTAATTTAATTAAAATGTTTCTAATATTTAAATTTATAGGTCTAGTTTGTTTATTTAAAAATAAAAAACAGGACTCTTCAATTTTTTTCTTTGCTACATCGTGATCTAACGTTTCGAGTACCGATAAGTCAAGTTGAGTGAGGAGTTGGCTGAAGATTTCTTGCTTAGTTTCCATATCAATACTTGTGAGCATTGAAAAAGGGTCATTATGATTGTTGCTGACAAATTCCATTATTGTCTCCTAAATATTTTAGAAAGTATTGATTGCTCTTTATCTGGAAGATTGAGCGGGAACAACTCTCTTATTATGTTTGATATTTCAGTTTTAATTACTTTGTGGTTGGCGACTTTTAAAAGAGGTGATCCTGAATTTATCCCTTCATTTGCTAACTCATAGTTATTGCTTACAATAAATACACTGTCGACATCGAGAACGTTTTTAATATCATTGATTGAAATATTGTTATTTTTGCTTGAAAATCGGTTAACGATAATGTGCAGTTTGTTAGTTGGGATCCCGAGGTTCATTGTTAATTGCTGTATGAGCATCTTCGTTTCACGCAGACTGAGAATATTCTGTTGCACAGTGATGATGATGTTGTCTGATAGGTTAATTATCGGTATTGCGTATGGCTCAAGGCCTCGAGATAAATCAATTAATACTAAATCATGATTTAACTTTATTTTCCATATAAGTTGAGGAAGTTGGTCTAGGGCACCTATATTCGAATTTAATAAGGTGAAAGGCTTACTGGGCAGTAAGCCTAGATTTCCTCGTTTTGACATTATAGCGTTAATCGCAGTGTTATCTAATTGCTCTAATTCGGATAGTGCATCAGTGATAAAGTAATTAGGCTCGAAATTAAACGTATCAGCGAGTGTTCCGTAGTTTAGATCAGCATCTATGACCGCTATCTCTTCAGTACTTAAATTAGCACTGAGCTCAGCTAGGCAACTGGTAATAAAGCTTGCCCCTGAGCCAGGTTTACCATTTATGATTGTAAATACAGGTGCAATTTTACTTGTTTTTATCAGCTCATTTGCTGTTTTTAATAAAGATAAGTAGAGTTCTTTTTCGACATCTGCAATCGAAATTATGTCCTCTACATTGTAATTAATAGCTACCCTAACCAGATCGTTTTTAATCTTATCCGCCAGTATGATAAATTTTATATCATGATTTGAAATTGTCTCAATCATTAATTTAGTTATATTATCATCTACGGCCACTAATATTATTAGATTGAAATTGTTTAAATTGTCAGGTAACGATGCTGAATACGTGACATCGAAGTTAGATATTAGAGCACAATAATTTTTTAGTTCAGGTTCAATGCTTGTATTATTACAAACGATTAATACGCTTAAAGGGTAAGGTAATATCATTGGCTGAAATGTGACCTGATCATGACAAGGTAATGTTTTATCAAATCCAAGGATGTTATTTGAACTTGGCTTGTTCATGTTAGATTCCTTTTTAAAATATAAACTACAACTTAGGTGAGTTAATTAAGTTAAGTTTAAACAGGACTACATTGAGTCAATCCGAATCTTGTAACTCCAAGGCTTTCTCGGGGTAATGTGGTTGAAAAAGTGGGAGAGCTTAATGTAAAGGATAGACCTGGAATTAATAATTGATGCTGATAATTAATTATATTTGCTCTTACATAACGAATGGTACTGAAAGTTGTTACGGGTAGACCTGTTACGCCAAGATATTCAACTTGTATATTTTCTGCAGTTAAGTTTGTTATAAGCGGGTTATTATTAAATAGTGCTGCATTCATCATGTCCGTATGAGAGGCAATATTAGCTTGGTCTAAATCACACACGACAGCTAATCTAGCGCTTCGCCTAGTGACTTCAGTGAGCACATTCCAAGTGAAAAATAAGCGCGCTACTTCTAAAACTGCAAATAGTAATAGAAAAAATAAACTGCCGACTATCGCGAATTCAACAGCATATATACCACGTTGAGTGCTAAATTTCTTATGTTGGGCATATTGTTTGGTATTCATAAAGCCCTCATTGTATAAGTTGAAATTAATGGGAAACTTAAATCAATATCGTTGCCAAACCCAAATGTTGAAAGCGAAGTTGCAAAGATCGGCTGCCAAGGATAGGAGACATTGAGTGTAACGAAGTCTCCGCTTGTTGTAATTGTTATAACACTGGCTGATAAGTTAGGTAATAGCTCTGTCGTTGAGGTTAGATCACCATAAGTAATGAGTTTTTCGATATCAGCTTCAACCTCAGGTGAGACAGACACAATCCCAGTAGCGAGCCTCGCATTGGTCATTAAATAACGATTGGCGTTTCGGATAGTGTTATTTAGGGCTGTGTATTGATACAGTAAGCGCCCAAATTCTGCCGTCGCAAAAATGAAGAGTAATAAAAAAGGCACGATGATGGTGAACTCAACGGTAGCTAGCCCGGTTTGTTGCTTTTTATGTTTGATGAGCGTTTTCATAGTGCACCTTTACGAGTCTGTGCTGCCATTAACATGATATAAAACGTATTTGAATAAACCGTCCTCATCAACAGGGTCTCCTGAGGGGGCTCCTTCTGCGGCACAATTTTCGATAAATTCACCGACTACATATGACCCTGGTCCGGTATGCTCTGTTGTTTGAGTCAAGAAAAAGCAGGCGACCCCTAAATAATCTAAATCGTTCTGGCCGTTTGTTTCCCCCGTGCAACTGCCAATGACGACATTTAGTACTCTTCTATCT is from Moritella sp. F3 and encodes:
- a CDS encoding CpaF family protein; translation: MEFVSNNHNDPFSMLTSIDMETKQEIFSQLLTQLDLSVLETLDHDVAKKKIEESCFLFLNKQTRPINLNIRNILIKLITDEILGLGPLETLLEDPSIADILVNSYDRIFVERNGKLEQVAVQFHDDKHLLSIIDRIVSGVGRRIDESSPMVDARLKDGSRINAIIPPLALDGPALSIRRFTVDKLQVEQLIEYDSISQSMADLINAAVVGKLNILISGGTGSGKTTLLNILSGFIPNDERIITIEDSAELQLQQPHTVRLETRPANIEGTGEVNQRDLVKNCLRMRPDRIVIGEIRGSEAIDMLAAMNTGHEGSMTTLHANTPRDGLGRLENMVCMAGFDMPIKNIRTQISSAIDVVVQLQRQEDGKRRVTSIQEVTGMEGDMITMSEIFCFRREGKSEDGSIRGKFIATGVVPTFIRDLKSKGIEIPQSVFTSDLANNGF
- a CDS encoding AAA family ATPase, with the protein product MNKPSSNNILGFDKTLPCHDQVTFQPMILPYPLSVLIVCNNTSIEPELKNYCALISNFDVTYSASLPDNLNNFNLIILVAVDDNITKLMIETISNHDIKFIILADKIKNDLVRVAINYNVEDIISIADVEKELYLSLLKTANELIKTSKIAPVFTIINGKPGSGASFITSCLAELSANLSTEEIAVIDADLNYGTLADTFNFEPNYFITDALSELEQLDNTAINAIMSKRGNLGLLPSKPFTLLNSNIGALDQLPQLIWKIKLNHDLVLIDLSRGLEPYAIPIINLSDNIIITVQQNILSLRETKMLIQQLTMNLGIPTNKLHIIVNRFSSKNNNISINDIKNVLDVDSVFIVSNNYELANEGINSGSPLLKVANHKVIKTEISNIIRELFPLNLPDKEQSILSKIFRRQ
- a CDS encoding TadE/TadG family type IV pilus assembly protein; its protein translation is MNTKQYAQHKKFSTQRGIYAVEFAIVGSLFFLLLFAVLEVARLFFTWNVLTEVTRRSARLAVVCDLDQANIASHTDMMNAALFNNNPLITNLTAENIQVEYLGVTGLPVTTFSTIRYVRANIINYQHQLLIPGLSFTLSSPTFSTTLPRESLGVTRFGLTQCSPV
- a CDS encoding TadE/TadG family type IV pilus assembly protein, which produces MKTLIKHKKQQTGLATVEFTIIVPFLLLFIFATAEFGRLLYQYTALNNTIRNANRYLMTNARLATGIVSVSPEVEADIEKLITYGDLTSTTELLPNLSASVITITTSGDFVTLNVSYPWQPIFATSLSTFGFGNDIDLSFPLISTYTMRAL